A genomic window from Paenibacillus thermoaerophilus includes:
- the tenA gene encoding thiaminase II — MSRNQTGTADARIGGFSAELRESAKEIWEANHRHPFLKELGAGTLPTDKFIFYLRQDYVYLIDYARMFALGSAKADDVETMAWFARLLEGTLSTEMELHRQYCERFGVSRRELESTEPASVTVSYTSYMLREAYNGTLANVVASVLPCTWSYWEIGRALRDVPGSLDHELYREWIEMYSSDEFGELALYLTGLMNRLAEGLPERELRKLKEQFLTTSRYEYMFWDMAYKKEMWPN, encoded by the coding sequence GTGAGCCGAAATCAAACGGGGACGGCCGACGCGCGGATCGGCGGCTTTTCCGCCGAGCTTCGCGAAAGCGCCAAAGAAATTTGGGAAGCGAACCACCGCCATCCGTTTCTGAAGGAGCTGGGGGCGGGGACGCTCCCGACGGACAAGTTTATCTTTTATCTGCGGCAAGACTATGTGTACCTGATCGATTACGCCCGAATGTTCGCCCTGGGCAGCGCGAAAGCGGACGATGTCGAGACGATGGCCTGGTTCGCCCGGCTGCTTGAAGGGACGCTATCGACGGAGATGGAGCTGCACCGGCAGTATTGCGAGCGGTTCGGCGTGTCCCGCCGGGAGCTGGAATCGACGGAGCCCGCTTCCGTGACCGTCTCTTATACCAGCTACATGCTCCGCGAAGCGTATAACGGGACGCTTGCGAACGTGGTCGCTTCCGTGCTGCCCTGCACGTGGAGCTACTGGGAGATCGGCAGAGCGCTCCGGGATGTGCCGGGTTCGCTCGATCACGAGCTGTACCGGGAGTGGATCGAGATGTACAGCTCGGACGAATTCGGCGAGCTGGCGCTGTATTTGACGGGGCTGATGAATCGTCTGGCCGAAGGGCTGCCGGAACGCGAGCTGCGCAAGCTGAAGGAGCAGTTTTTGACGACGAGCCGATACGAGTACATGTTCTGGGACATGGCTTACAAGAAAGAGATGTGGCCGAATTGA
- the asd gene encoding archaetidylserine decarboxylase (Phosphatidylserine decarboxylase is synthesized as a single chain precursor. Generation of the pyruvoyl active site from a Ser is coupled to cleavage of a Gly-Ser bond between the larger (beta) and smaller (alpha chains). It is an integral membrane protein.) — protein sequence MKPLFRLMTELSSRKWISRLTGAFAQSSWSRPLIPRFARAYGIRIEDAEKAIDQYSSLNEFFTRRLKPGLRPIDPDGNALVSPVDAKITGMGPIEDGLMLNVKGQDYTVEELLNGSPRIVNYRRGYYFVLYLSPTDYHRIHAPVTGDIIEKEHIPGKVYPVNEFGLRHIRRVLSRNERVVTYVRHAYGEAAVVKVGALNVSSIKYVENLGTKLLAGDELAYFEFGSTIVLLLENGTFEPKAGLDVDSRVRMGEKLGTLHEKQ from the coding sequence ATGAAACCGTTGTTCCGACTGATGACCGAGCTGTCATCGCGCAAGTGGATTTCCCGCCTGACAGGGGCGTTCGCCCAATCGTCCTGGAGCCGCCCGCTTATTCCTCGATTCGCTCGCGCTTACGGGATTCGGATAGAAGACGCGGAGAAGGCGATCGACCAGTATTCGTCGCTGAACGAGTTTTTCACCCGCCGGCTTAAGCCCGGGCTGCGCCCGATCGATCCCGACGGCAACGCGCTTGTCAGCCCGGTGGACGCCAAGATTACGGGCATGGGGCCGATCGAGGACGGGCTGATGCTGAACGTCAAGGGCCAAGACTATACGGTCGAAGAGCTGCTGAACGGTTCGCCCCGGATCGTGAATTACCGCCGCGGGTATTATTTCGTGCTGTATTTGAGCCCGACGGACTACCACCGGATTCACGCCCCGGTCACCGGCGACATTATCGAGAAGGAGCATATTCCCGGCAAGGTGTACCCCGTCAACGAATTCGGGCTGCGCCACATACGGCGCGTGCTCAGCCGCAACGAACGCGTGGTGACGTACGTCCGGCACGCCTACGGGGAAGCCGCTGTCGTCAAGGTCGGCGCGTTAAACGTCAGCAGCATAAAATACGTCGAAAATCTCGGCACCAAGCTTCTGGCCGGCGACGAGCTGGCCTACTTCGAATTCGGGTCGACCATCGTCCTGCTGCTGGAGAACGGCACGTTCGAGCCGAAGGCCGGGCTGGACGTGGACAGCCGCGTGCGCATGGGAGAGAAGCTCGGCACGCTTCACGAGAAGCAATAG
- a CDS encoding MFS transporter produces MQATTSAGPVSGAGKPKSGLGGQTVYVMLFAVSIAHLLNDAIQSVIPAMYPILKDGLALSYTQIGAIGLVQNITASVMQPVVGLYSDRKPTPFLLPLGMISSLFGMLGLALAPNFAVVLLSVTLVGLGSAVFHPEASRVAYMAAGPRRGLAQSIFQVGGNSGQALAPVFMAVIFLHLGLGQKGAGWFTAVAAAASIVLVYVAFWYRDTLRVTQRVKKSAAAPVYSPERKKTIRNAMLLLIVLVFARSWYSASISSYLPFYLMDHFHLSLEATQWYFLFPFLAFGAAGTFFGGPLADRFGRKTIIWFSMLGTAPLALLMPYVPAAAAAVICSVMGFILLSSFSVTVVYAQELAPGRVGTVSGLMIGFAFGMGALGGLAIGALMDLWGSVTVMRIVSFLPLLGVLTYFLPSDRKLKELAQAEQI; encoded by the coding sequence ATGCAAGCGACAACTTCGGCCGGTCCCGTCTCCGGAGCCGGCAAACCGAAGAGCGGTCTGGGCGGACAAACCGTTTACGTCATGCTGTTCGCGGTCAGTATCGCGCATCTGCTCAACGATGCGATCCAATCGGTCATTCCCGCGATGTACCCGATTCTGAAAGACGGTCTGGCCTTGTCCTATACGCAGATCGGAGCGATCGGCCTTGTCCAGAACATCACCGCCTCCGTCATGCAGCCGGTGGTCGGCCTGTACTCCGACCGCAAGCCGACGCCGTTCCTGCTGCCGCTCGGCATGATCTCCAGCTTGTTCGGCATGCTGGGACTCGCGCTGGCGCCCAACTTCGCCGTCGTCCTGCTGTCCGTCACGCTGGTGGGCCTCGGCTCCGCCGTGTTCCACCCGGAAGCGTCCCGCGTCGCTTATATGGCCGCCGGTCCCCGCCGCGGCCTGGCGCAGTCGATCTTCCAGGTGGGCGGCAATTCCGGGCAGGCGCTTGCACCCGTGTTTATGGCGGTAATCTTCCTGCATCTGGGTCTGGGGCAAAAAGGAGCGGGATGGTTCACGGCCGTCGCCGCCGCCGCTTCGATCGTGCTCGTCTACGTCGCGTTCTGGTACCGGGACACGCTTCGGGTGACGCAGCGCGTCAAAAAATCGGCGGCGGCTCCCGTTTATTCGCCCGAACGCAAAAAAACGATCCGCAACGCCATGCTGCTGCTGATCGTGCTCGTGTTCGCGCGTTCCTGGTATTCGGCGTCGATTTCGTCGTATTTGCCGTTTTACCTGATGGATCATTTCCATCTGTCGCTGGAAGCGACGCAATGGTATTTCTTGTTCCCGTTCCTCGCGTTCGGCGCGGCCGGAACGTTTTTCGGCGGGCCGCTCGCCGACCGGTTCGGTCGCAAGACGATCATCTGGTTCTCGATGCTGGGGACGGCTCCGCTGGCTCTGCTCATGCCTTACGTGCCCGCCGCCGCGGCCGCCGTCATCTGCTCCGTTATGGGCTTTATCCTGCTGTCCAGCTTCTCCGTCACCGTCGTATACGCCCAGGAGCTCGCTCCCGGACGCGTGGGCACCGTCTCCGGCCTCATGATCGGATTCGCCTTCGGCATGGGTGCGCTCGGCGGTCTCGCGATCGGCGCGCTGATGGATTTGTGGGGCAGCGTGACGGTCATGAGGATCGTCAGCTTCCTGCCGCTGCTTGGCGTGCTCACGTATTTTCTGCCGTCCGACCGCAAGCTCAAGGAGCTGGCGCAGGCGGAACAAATCTGA
- a CDS encoding PLP-dependent aminotransferase family protein codes for MELMLRLDTGGAEGSRFKGDALYAALRDAIRAGRLRPGEKLPPTRELAARCGVSRGTVTAVYDRLAADGYVAGEVGRGTYVCPHAVGSEADAADGARAQRTGGPASGGGQGPGGQAAPRLSAWGKRLMRSTPHSPWPTPGSGPLTFRIAPPDDSRFPYMDWFRLLNAEARKLAGSRTVPEPGAGAGAAVSGRGRADAMGDPELREAIAAYLRRSRGLDAQAEGIAVVNGSMQAIALLVHLLAGPGDAVVCEQPGYGGVHRAAAAAGAELTPAAVDAQGLIPADWEARLLVVTPGRQFPTGAPMPLERRRKLLDWAGRRNAFILEDDYDTEFRYAGRPLEPMKALDREGRVAFVGTFTRTMFPGFRLGYVLLPPGLTEPFRRALALFEPEPPALLEQRTLSAFLRSGLYERHLRRMRRLYAERYRQLSAVLSGGRLAGLFDPVRTEAGLHLFAWWKGSAESFARYRAECAALGLQLPDASAYFADAKQAEARPGAVFAFGGLNADQLRRAGEILEEAAARIAQRGISV; via the coding sequence ATGGAGTTGATGCTGCGATTGGATACGGGCGGAGCGGAGGGATCGCGTTTCAAGGGCGACGCGCTGTATGCCGCGCTCCGGGATGCGATCCGCGCCGGAAGGCTGCGGCCGGGCGAGAAGCTGCCGCCCACGCGCGAGCTTGCCGCCCGCTGCGGCGTCTCGCGGGGCACGGTTACGGCGGTGTACGACCGGCTGGCGGCGGACGGTTACGTGGCGGGCGAGGTCGGACGGGGCACGTACGTCTGTCCGCACGCCGTCGGGAGCGAAGCGGACGCGGCGGACGGAGCGCGGGCGCAGCGGACCGGAGGGCCGGCGTCCGGCGGCGGGCAGGGACCGGGCGGGCAGGCCGCGCCCCGGCTGTCGGCTTGGGGGAAGCGGTTGATGCGGTCGACACCGCACTCTCCCTGGCCGACGCCGGGTTCCGGGCCGCTGACGTTCCGGATCGCCCCGCCCGACGACAGCCGATTCCCGTACATGGACTGGTTCCGGCTGCTGAATGCCGAAGCGAGGAAGCTGGCGGGATCGCGAACGGTGCCGGAGCCGGGCGCAGGCGCTGGAGCGGCGGTATCGGGGCGAGGACGCGCGGATGCGATGGGCGACCCGGAGCTGCGCGAAGCGATCGCCGCGTATTTGCGCCGCAGCCGCGGTCTGGATGCGCAGGCGGAGGGGATCGCCGTCGTCAACGGCTCCATGCAGGCGATCGCGCTGCTCGTCCATCTGCTGGCGGGGCCGGGCGATGCCGTCGTCTGCGAGCAGCCGGGGTACGGGGGCGTCCATCGCGCCGCCGCAGCCGCCGGAGCGGAGCTGACGCCCGCCGCCGTCGACGCGCAGGGGCTGATCCCGGCCGATTGGGAGGCCCGGCTGCTGGTCGTCACGCCGGGCAGGCAGTTCCCGACCGGGGCGCCGATGCCGCTGGAGCGGCGGCGGAAGCTGCTGGACTGGGCAGGCCGCCGGAACGCCTTCATCCTGGAGGACGATTACGACACGGAATTCCGCTACGCGGGCCGTCCGCTGGAGCCGATGAAGGCGCTCGACCGCGAGGGGCGCGTGGCGTTTGTCGGCACGTTCACGCGCACGATGTTCCCGGGCTTCCGGCTCGGCTACGTGCTGCTTCCGCCCGGCCTGACGGAGCCGTTCCGACGGGCGCTGGCGCTGTTCGAGCCGGAGCCGCCGGCGCTTCTGGAGCAGCGCACGTTGTCCGCGTTTCTGCGAAGCGGCTTGTACGAGCGGCATCTCCGCCGCATGCGCCGCTTGTATGCCGAACGGTACCGCCAGTTGTCGGCGGTGCTCAGCGGCGGCAGGCTGGCCGGTTTGTTCGATCCCGTCCGCACGGAAGCGGGTCTGCACCTGTTCGCCTGGTGGAAAGGCTCGGCGGAATCGTTCGCCCGCTACCGGGCGGAATGCGCCGCGCTCGGGCTGCAACTGCCGGACGCCTCCGCCTACTTTGCGGACGCGAAGCAAGCGGAGGCAAGGCCGGGAGCGGTTTTTGCGTTTGGGGGGCTCAACGCCGATCAGCTTCGCCGGGCGGGCGAAATTCTGGAGGAGGCCGCCGCCCGCATCGCGCAACGGGGCATATCGGTTTGA
- a CDS encoding pyridoxamine 5'-phosphate oxidase family protein: MSEIRRKEFSMEESEEEIAAFLNEASYGILAQTGEDGLPKLKPINYVYHRGFIYMHGAHAGEKMKLLRGNGRAAFHVSKEYALLPSYWSDPEFACPATTYFKSVNMEGVLEEVRDLEEKAEALEAFMRKLQPEGGYVPISTDYAPYVPKLKGVAVIRFTPERTVAKFKFGQNLQPEQREDIRAKLLERGGPLDAETAALMAAYCPFHRTEPT; this comes from the coding sequence ATGTCGGAGATTCGGCGCAAGGAATTCAGCATGGAGGAATCCGAAGAAGAAATCGCCGCTTTCCTGAACGAGGCATCCTACGGGATTTTGGCGCAAACGGGCGAAGACGGGCTTCCCAAACTCAAACCGATCAACTACGTGTACCATCGCGGCTTCATTTATATGCACGGCGCCCATGCCGGGGAAAAAATGAAGCTGCTGCGCGGTAACGGCCGGGCGGCCTTCCACGTGTCGAAGGAATACGCCCTGCTGCCGTCGTACTGGTCGGACCCGGAATTCGCCTGCCCGGCCACGACCTATTTCAAATCGGTCAATATGGAGGGCGTGCTCGAAGAGGTCCGGGATCTCGAGGAAAAGGCCGAGGCGCTGGAGGCGTTCATGCGCAAGCTGCAGCCGGAGGGCGGCTACGTGCCGATCTCGACGGATTACGCGCCATACGTGCCGAAGCTTAAGGGCGTAGCCGTCATCCGGTTCACGCCGGAACGGACGGTCGCCAAATTCAAATTCGGCCAAAATCTGCAGCCCGAGCAGCGCGAAGACATCCGGGCGAAGCTGCTGGAACGCGGCGGCCCGCTCGATGCCGAGACCGCGGCGCTGATGGCGGCGTATTGTCCATTTCACCGAACGGAGCCGACGTGA
- a CDS encoding glycoside hydrolase family 13 protein, producing MARRWWKEAVVYQVYPRSFMDGNGDGIGDLKGLLSKLDYLQELGVDVVWLSPVYKSPNDDNGYDISHYCEIMDEFGTMADWEAVLAGLRARGIKLIMDLVVNHTSDEHLWFRESRRSPDNPYRHWYIWRPGKPDGRPPNNWSSVFGGSAWAYDGATGEYYLHLFSRKQPDLNWDNPEVRESVYGIMQFWLDKGIDGFRMDVINFISKHPELPDAGDGELEWGGRYFVNGPRVHEYLQEMNRRVLSRYDLLTVGEMPGVSVDEAKLYTSPERGELDMVFQFEPMEIDSGPGGKWDVAPWSLPALRGILNKWQLGLEGCGWNSLYLCNHDQPRAVSRFGSDDPAYRAVSAKLLATLNHTLQGTPFIYQGEELGMTNAAFPGIDSYRDIETLNMYRERLASGWEAEVLLKAIHAKSRDNARTPMQWNGDANAGFTTGTPWIGVNPNYREINAQAAMADPDSVFHYYRRLIALRKRHPLLVYGRFSPLLEWHDRIYAYTRRHEDETWLIVLNFSGGETPIDPEWLPEPVRAALGSEGGWSWAIGNYESAGSGDDVVRRPSPDMNPRLLRPYEARVLRHRS from the coding sequence GTGGCCAGACGCTGGTGGAAAGAAGCGGTCGTCTATCAAGTGTATCCCCGCAGCTTTATGGACGGGAACGGAGACGGGATCGGCGATTTGAAGGGGCTGCTGTCGAAGCTGGATTATTTGCAGGAGCTGGGCGTGGACGTCGTCTGGCTCTCGCCGGTCTACAAGTCTCCGAACGACGACAACGGGTACGATATCAGCCATTATTGCGAGATTATGGACGAATTCGGAACGATGGCCGATTGGGAAGCGGTGCTGGCCGGCTTGCGCGCACGCGGCATCAAGCTGATTATGGATCTCGTCGTCAACCACACGTCCGACGAGCATTTATGGTTTCGGGAGTCCCGCCGCTCCCCGGACAATCCCTACCGGCATTGGTACATCTGGCGGCCCGGCAAGCCGGACGGCCGTCCCCCGAACAATTGGTCCTCGGTGTTCGGAGGTTCGGCTTGGGCGTACGACGGCGCGACGGGCGAATATTACCTCCACCTGTTTTCCCGCAAGCAGCCGGACCTGAACTGGGACAACCCCGAGGTGAGGGAGTCGGTCTACGGCATCATGCAGTTTTGGCTGGACAAAGGGATCGACGGGTTCCGCATGGACGTGATCAATTTTATCTCCAAGCATCCCGAGCTGCCGGACGCGGGGGACGGGGAGCTTGAATGGGGAGGACGATATTTCGTGAACGGTCCGCGCGTTCACGAATATTTGCAGGAAATGAACCGTCGCGTGCTGTCGCGGTACGACCTGCTGACGGTCGGCGAGATGCCGGGCGTGTCGGTGGACGAAGCGAAGCTGTACACCTCCCCCGAACGCGGCGAGCTGGATATGGTGTTCCAGTTCGAGCCTATGGAGATCGATTCCGGACCCGGAGGCAAATGGGATGTCGCGCCGTGGTCGCTGCCCGCACTGAGGGGTATCCTCAACAAGTGGCAGCTCGGGCTGGAGGGCTGCGGCTGGAACAGCCTGTACCTGTGCAATCACGATCAGCCGCGGGCCGTATCGAGATTCGGCAGCGACGATCCGGCCTATCGGGCCGTATCCGCCAAGCTGCTGGCCACCTTGAACCATACGCTGCAGGGTACGCCTTTTATTTATCAGGGCGAGGAGCTGGGCATGACCAACGCGGCCTTTCCGGGAATCGATTCCTACAGGGACATCGAGACGCTGAACATGTACCGGGAGAGGTTGGCGTCGGGGTGGGAGGCCGAAGTGCTGCTGAAGGCGATTCATGCCAAGAGCCGGGACAACGCGCGCACGCCGATGCAGTGGAATGGCGACGCGAACGCGGGATTTACGACAGGAACGCCCTGGATCGGAGTGAACCCCAATTACCGGGAGATCAACGCGCAGGCGGCGATGGCCGATCCGGATTCGGTGTTTCATTATTACAGGCGACTGATCGCGCTGCGCAAGCGGCATCCGCTGCTCGTGTACGGGCGATTCTCGCCGCTGCTGGAATGGCATGACCGGATCTACGCGTATACGCGCAGGCATGAGGACGAGACGTGGCTGATCGTTCTCAACTTCTCCGGCGGGGAGACGCCGATCGATCCGGAATGGCTTCCCGAACCGGTGCGCGCCGCGCTCGGAAGCGAAGGCGGCTGGAGCTGGGCGATCGGCAATTACGAATCGGCAGGTTCCGGCGACGATGTCGTCAGGCGGCCGTCTCCGGACATGAATCCGCGGCTGCTTCGGCCTTATGAGGCCAGAGTGCTGCGGCATCGAAGCTAG
- a CDS encoding PH domain-containing protein, producing the protein MRFESKKDVWIGAIIWAAALAGFGASVVASAQSRAALPALLMMIAALLFVSWIWFGTYYIVSERFLIVRGGPFRWRIPIADVVSVRPARHPLSSPALSLDRLEIVYGNGPDRKTILVSPDDPESFRQAIRQFQPQALLMSE; encoded by the coding sequence ATGCGGTTCGAATCGAAAAAAGACGTATGGATCGGGGCGATTATATGGGCGGCCGCTTTGGCCGGATTCGGGGCGAGCGTCGTCGCCAGCGCGCAATCCCGCGCCGCCCTGCCCGCGCTGTTGATGATGATCGCGGCGCTGCTGTTCGTCAGTTGGATTTGGTTCGGCACGTATTATATCGTATCGGAGCGGTTCCTGATCGTCCGGGGAGGACCGTTCCGGTGGCGCATTCCGATCGCGGATGTCGTCTCCGTCCGTCCGGCCCGCCATCCGCTGTCGTCGCCGGCCCTCTCTCTCGATCGTCTGGAGATTGTGTACGGGAACGGGCCGGATCGGAAGACGATTCTCGTCTCGCCGGACGATCCGGAATCGTTCCGGCAGGCCATCCGGCAATTTCAGCCTCAAGCCCTGCTGATGTCTGAATGA
- the kduI gene encoding 5-dehydro-4-deoxy-D-glucuronate isomerase encodes MEIRFQSSPAETKTMDTARLRQEYLIDTLFQEGKIELVYTHVDRLIVGSAVPTKEPLFLPTDKKVIGVDYFLERREIGVLNIGPKGIVTVDGTDYELDTKECLYIGKGNKEVWFKSADPANPARFYLLSTTAHASYPTVKVTADQAEPTHLGSIENSNERTIYKYIHAKGAQSCQLVMGLTELKPGNMWNTMPSHVHNRRSEVYLYFNVKDDAVVFHMMGEPTETRHIVVRNEQAVISPTWSIHSGVGTSNYSFIWGMGGENIDYGDMDPVVTTDLR; translated from the coding sequence ATGGAAATTCGTTTTCAATCCAGCCCTGCCGAGACCAAAACGATGGATACCGCGCGCCTGCGTCAGGAGTATCTGATCGATACGCTGTTCCAGGAGGGCAAAATCGAACTCGTCTACACGCACGTTGACCGTCTGATCGTGGGCAGCGCCGTACCGACGAAAGAGCCGTTGTTCCTGCCGACGGACAAAAAGGTCATCGGCGTGGACTATTTCCTGGAGCGCCGCGAGATCGGCGTGCTCAACATCGGCCCGAAAGGGATCGTAACCGTAGACGGCACCGACTACGAGCTGGATACGAAAGAATGCCTGTACATCGGCAAAGGCAACAAAGAGGTATGGTTCAAAAGCGCGGACCCGGCGAACCCGGCGCGTTTCTACCTGCTGTCCACAACGGCGCATGCGTCGTATCCGACGGTCAAGGTGACCGCGGATCAAGCGGAGCCGACTCACCTGGGAAGCATCGAGAACTCGAACGAACGGACGATCTACAAATACATTCATGCCAAAGGCGCGCAAAGCTGCCAGCTTGTCATGGGACTGACCGAGCTGAAGCCGGGCAACATGTGGAACACGATGCCGAGCCACGTGCACAACCGCCGCTCCGAGGTTTACCTGTACTTCAACGTGAAAGACGACGCGGTTGTCTTCCATATGATGGGCGAACCGACGGAAACGCGCCATATCGTCGTGCGCAACGAGCAGGCGGTTATCTCGCCGACCTGGTCGATTCATTCCGGCGTCGGCACGTCGAACTATTCCTTCATCTGGGGCATGGGCGGCGAAAATATCGACTACGGCGATATGGACCCGGTTGTCACCACAGACTTGCGGTAA
- a CDS encoding aminotransferase class I/II-fold pyridoxal phosphate-dependent enzyme yields MHDLARKLNDTLQSENPRVYEMLSELGRQIYFPKEGILSQSAEAKAKAKKYNATIGIAVENGQPMHLKAIQDTLSAYDPKDLYEYAPPAGKPELRNVWREKMIAETPSLAGKSFGVPIATNALTHGLSIVSDLFCDPGDPLIIPDKNWENYELTFGVRRGAEIVYYPLYNENRKFNAEGLKEALLAQKAKGKAIVILNFPNNPTGYTPGVEEGREIVAAIKEAAEAGINIVAVTDDAYYSLFFEDSLTESLFGALADVHPRVLAVKVDGATKEEYVWGFRVGFITYADPSEAVLNALEQKTLGIIRSTISSGPHPSQTFVLHALKHPDFEAQKREKAKIMKGRANRVKQLLDSGKYDDAWDYYPFNSGYFMCLKLKTVDAESLRKHLLDRYGIGTIALGETDLRVAFSCIEEENIAELYDLIYQGVLDLQKAASVQS; encoded by the coding sequence ATGCACGACTTGGCCCGCAAGCTGAACGACACCCTCCAAAGCGAAAATCCGCGCGTATACGAGATGTTGTCCGAGCTCGGACGGCAGATATATTTCCCGAAGGAGGGCATCCTCAGCCAATCCGCTGAGGCAAAGGCAAAAGCCAAGAAATACAACGCCACGATCGGAATCGCGGTCGAAAACGGTCAGCCGATGCATCTGAAGGCGATCCAGGACACGTTGTCGGCCTACGACCCGAAGGATCTATACGAGTACGCCCCACCGGCCGGCAAGCCCGAGCTGCGCAACGTGTGGCGGGAAAAAATGATCGCCGAAACGCCGTCTCTCGCGGGCAAATCGTTCGGCGTACCGATCGCGACCAACGCGCTGACGCACGGCCTCAGCATCGTCTCCGATCTGTTCTGCGATCCGGGCGACCCCCTTATCATTCCGGACAAAAACTGGGAAAACTACGAGCTGACGTTCGGCGTCCGCCGCGGCGCGGAGATCGTGTATTATCCGCTGTATAACGAGAACCGGAAATTTAACGCGGAAGGGCTCAAGGAAGCTCTGCTCGCCCAGAAAGCCAAAGGCAAAGCGATCGTCATCCTCAACTTCCCGAACAACCCGACGGGGTACACGCCGGGCGTGGAAGAAGGGCGCGAGATCGTCGCCGCCATCAAGGAAGCGGCGGAAGCGGGGATCAACATCGTCGCGGTGACGGACGACGCGTACTACAGCCTGTTCTTCGAGGATTCGTTGACGGAATCGCTGTTCGGCGCCCTCGCCGATGTGCATCCGCGCGTGCTTGCGGTCAAAGTCGACGGCGCGACCAAGGAAGAGTACGTCTGGGGATTCCGCGTCGGCTTCATCACGTACGCCGATCCGTCCGAAGCCGTGCTGAACGCGCTGGAGCAAAAAACGCTCGGCATCATCCGGTCCACGATCTCCAGCGGGCCGCACCCGTCGCAGACGTTCGTGCTGCATGCGCTGAAGCATCCGGATTTCGAGGCGCAGAAGCGGGAAAAAGCGAAAATCATGAAAGGCCGCGCCAACCGCGTCAAGCAACTGCTGGACAGCGGCAAATACGACGATGCCTGGGACTACTATCCGTTTAACTCCGGCTACTTTATGTGCCTCAAGCTGAAGACGGTCGACGCGGAGAGCTTGCGCAAGCACCTGCTCGACCGTTACGGAATCGGCACGATTGCCCTCGGGGAGACCGATCTGCGCGTCGCGTTCTCCTGCATCGAGGAAGAAAACATCGCCGAGCTGTACGATCTGATCTACCAAGGCGTGCTCGACCTGCAGAAAGCAGCCTCCGTCCAATCCTGA